The Erigeron canadensis isolate Cc75 chromosome 1, C_canadensis_v1, whole genome shotgun sequence genome segment TGTTTGACGAACGAACAGGAAATTACACGGTCAGAACAAACCAAAGAAATGCACAAGGCGAGTACACATACAATGTTGTCATGGGCGAGAATAGGAAAAAATGCTCTTGTGGAGCTTGGCAGCATCAAAGGTTTCCATGTTCTCATGCCATTGCTGTTTGCGGATATAGACAAGAGAGAGATGCTAATCTTCCAAGTAAGAGGTACACAACTAGGACGTGGATAAATCAGTATAATGCCGCACTTTCTCCCCTCCCAGACGTGAATTATTGGGTGTAGGTAGATTGGCAGATCTAGGGAGACCCAGAAAAACTGGTCACGCAAAGGGGTAGGAGATGCACCAGACGGTACCAGAACGAGATAGATAAGAGTTCTACCAGCAGATCTTCAACCTCAAGACAACAAGCTAGATGTGGTGTTTGCGGTCAATTGGGCCATAATAGGAAGACATGCCCTGAACTTTGAATATGACAATAATGTTGTCGTTTATCCGTTAGTTTGTGTTGTTTTTGTATGTTGTTTTAATCCGTTTATTTCCTGAATTCCTAGGTGTTTTAATGTAAGATGATgctgttttaatttgttttttttttcttattaggtATCCTTTTGtcacttattttttaaaaaaacatacaaaacaacatttaaaagtaattaaccaactcaattttattgaaaaaggaaacaagaacataaactcCAATAATTACATGTTACAATCATTACGGTCAACCGAATAATACGGCGAACCAAATCGGGAATATGAAGATGATACGTCACTATCACCGTCATTACGGTGAATGTATTCACTAGGCTCATAGTCGGGTGAGGCTGCACGTTTGGGGTCTTGTGTTGCGTATTCCTCTCCCGGATCAGTCACGTAACCGTCAGGCCGCCTACCCACCTGGCCAAATTCAGGTTGAAAGCGCTGCGCTTCATCAAGTTGGCTCGTTATTGACATAGAGCCATGAGTAAGATTGTTAATGGTTAGGTTTATCCATTCGACCTTCGACTGCAGATACATCAAATACCTGTAATGTGacaacttttaatattaaaaacatataaaacaacaTTATAAACTAATAAAACGAGTTACTTTATTCAAAAGTGAAACGATTacataaaactatttttttaaggGATATAAGCCATAATCATCAATATCAACAAAATGCGCATCACTAGAATCCCATTCGTCTTCTGGAGTTTTACCCTTATAACCAACATTGCGAATATCACTTAAAGCGACAAATGTGTGCTGCCACATGCTCTTTATTGTGGACCCGATAACAGTAAGATGGTCAATAGTTAGTTTCAACTGTTCGACTTTCTCTTTCAAATATGTCACGTACCTTTTGTCTATTTTCTTCGGGTTCATCACTGTGTTACGTTTTGCAAGTTCGGCCTTGAAAGCCGACTTTCTTTGTTTTAAACCATCAATTATGCCTTCCACATCCTTTTGAACCTTGAAATCAGCAGCCATGTGAGACTCAATGGAGTTCCACGCTCCACCCCTAGTGATATTTGGGTATGCACCACTACCAGAAGATGCTTAACCTGCCATTACTTTTGTTATTGattgaaaaatgagaaatatataaatgttttgcTTGTGTACGTGAACATCTCagaatatatgcatgtatatatataaaaacaaagcGTGTTCATCTGCGAAACACTTTTTTGTCCAAACTCtgaacccggtttttcaaataCCGGGTTCGAGTGTGTTGTCAAATCAAGGTCTCGTCCTCCTGCACATTGACTGTTCATCTGCGAAAAGTTGTTTCAAACCTGAAACCGGTATTCCAAATACCGGCTTCGGCCATACTTTCACTGAAACCGGTAATGCGAATACTGGCTTTGAGCCTATTTTTTGAAACTGGTTTTTGAAAAGCCGGTTAGACTGGTTTTATTgcaaaaacttgtttgacaaaacacccttcaAAAATcactgtttcaaaaaaattttcatcAGAAGTGGTATAGTAACAACCAATCATAATCGTCTAAATAGCTCAAGCAACCAATcagaaaaaaacacaaagatCGATCAAATTAATAGACAGACTTAAACTTCACGTAATTATCGGAGCCGACTCTTTCATTGTGGGTGTATAAATACCCCCATAAGAGGGTTGACAACCCACCTTCCATCCTTTTTCTCACCACTCACTTCTAATCAATCACAGCATGCCACCTCAACtccaccactcactcaccactcatccAAATTTCATTGGCATTTGACCACTCACTTCACCACTCAttatacatttttcattttatttaaacattaaatttcattaaactaaaaatattaaaatacataaacattacataacaattcttgaaaaccataaaacaaaaaacaaaaaacatactAGAAATACTTGaaagatataacataaataatataaatacgaCTACTACTCATCGTTCGGCTGGAGGTGTGGTAAGTTTAGTCCCGCTAGATGCTCTGTCAGATCATACCGGAGACAAAAATGTATCTCCTCGTTCTGTATCTCCGGTAAGGGGTCTTGATGACTACTTGGCTGGAGGACTGGATCTCCTATATGAACTGGGCAGATCGCACAACCACTATCCTGAATGACCATGTTGTGCAGAATCACACACGCATACACCAAGTTCCTCATTGTTTCTAGTGACTGTTGTCGAAACGGTCGATCAAGGATATGCCATTTTCCTTTGAGAACACCAAATTCCAGTTCAATATCTTTGCGAGCTGCCTCTTGTGCCGTtttgaacattttttctttCGAGTCGGTAGGGTATTTGTACGCTTTAACAAACGTAGACCACGTAAGATATATGCCATCGACTAGATAGTACCCACATTTATACGTACGCCCATTTACACTGAATGGACAGTAAGGAGCAGTGTCCATACGCTCGGGGAGGAACAAGGGAGAATGTTGTAGCACATTGATGCCGTTTAGAGCACCCGgaggacaaaaaaaaaatgtgccATATCCATAAATCCTGAGACGCCGTTGCTTCCAACATAATAGTGGGGTACTGATGATCACCTCTTTTGTATTGACCCCTCCACTCCATTGGACACATCTTCCTAACAAGATGTGTAAAATCTAGACTACCGATCATTCCAGGCAAGTGGTGCCTCTCTTCGTGTGCTTCAAACAAACGGTGGATATCATGTGTTGTTGGGTTACTCAGATATTCGGTGCTATAAGTGTCAACGATAATGTCCGAAAAAAATTGAATACAGTCACGTGATGTTCTCCCGGCCATCTCTAAATACTCGTCGTGCTCATTTGGCGGATTACCGGTTGCAAGTTGCCGTATGGTAGATGTGCACTTCTGTATTGGTGTAAAACTCTTGGCCAACCAGGCATCATATGAGTCCTGAAAATACGCGTATCTCGACTTAAGATCATGCATGATCTTTAAAAATAGTCTTTTAGACATACGATACCTATCTTCAAAAAAATCATCGTCGTATTTTGGTTCTCCACAAAAGTAGTCGCGGTGCAACCTTTGTGAAGCGGTCCGACGGTTGTGGTTCATGACTTTACGCTTCGCCCGTGACCGCGCCGTGGAACTTTCGGCTTCTTCGGACTCAATGGCGTTCACAAAAACCTCTAAACTACTATCGTCGGGCCATTCAAAACGGTTCATCGATGATTTTGGTGGAACCAATACGTTTTTCCATTGTTTATAGTGTGTATATGTTTGAGTTGTAGTGTGCTTtttgaaagagaaaatgaaTGTGTTGTGAGTTGTAGTGTGTGTtgtagttgtatatatatataagtaaataaagtattaaaataaaaaaaaaaaaaaaaagaaaatagccATTACCTGGTCAAATGATCCGTTGGCACACAAATCAAGAGCCACAAAGTGAGTGGTACAGTGCGTGATATGACCACGCCATTTGACACCACGATGCGTGGTGGAGCCGGTGTTGAGTGGTGGTGCCGCATTCACCACGCACCCATAATCCATCCGTTGCCAACCCCCTAATGCTACATACGTGTCCATATATGCACCAACCTTTATCCATTCTTGTCGCATAACTTCTTTATTCGATCTTCAAGCAggtttcttaattattttctaTCCACTATGTAATTAAAGctttacataataatttttatataatttgtttattgtagatatttgaaaagtttataactCGAAGTACGTTTTGTttcgtattatatatatgatcatctATATACTATAAATcttatatgttttgttatatCGATTGTTAGTTGATTCTCAGAAGCAATGGCTCATACCAAGCAAACCGCACGCAAGTATACCGGTGGAAAAGCTCCAAAGAAACAACTCGCCACTGGATTTATGAGGGTTCACAATGcttgtttcttaattactacatttttcgatttttaatatatgagtaaactgtatatatttattttgataaagaTGAATTGATTGTATATTACTGCAGGCGGCTCTTAAGAGACCAACTCCAACAACAGGAGGATTGAAGAAGCCTCATCATTTTCGTCCTGGAACTGTTGCTCT includes the following:
- the LOC122587620 gene encoding uncharacterized protein LOC122587620, translating into MNRFEWPDDSSLEVFVNAIESEEAESSTARSRAKRKVMNHNRRTASQRLHRDYFCGEPKYDDDFFEDRYRMSKRLFLKIMHDLKSRYAYFQDSYDAWLAKSFTPIQKCTSTIRQLATGNPPNEHDEYLEMAGRTSRDCIQFFSDIIVDTYSTEYLSNPTTHDIHRLFEAHEERHHLPGMIGSLDFTHLVRKMCPMEWRGQYKRGDHQYPTIMLEATASQDLWICVNGRTYKCGYYLVDGIYLTWSTFVKAYKYPTDSKEKMFKTAQEAARKDIELEFGVLKGKWHILDRPFRQQSLETMRNLVYACVILHNMVIQDSGCAICPVHIGDPVLQPSSHQDPLPEIQNEEIHFCLRYDLTEHLAGLNLPHLQPNDE